The sequence GTAACGAAAGAAAGTAATAATACTCGTAAGCAAGTCGATGAGGATATTTCGGCACTTGTTGCATTAAAAGCCAATGAAATCAGTGGATATTTTATTGCTAAGGGTCAGGTCATCCACTCCATATTTGCTGAACCGGGTTTGGTGAGTTGGTTTAGCCAGTATCATGCCCGTGGCAGCAATCTTGCCGCTGATAGCCAATATCAAAATATTATTCGTTATTTCAAATCCTTTTCTGAGCGCGATCCCGATATAAAATCCGTATTTTTTGGTTCGGCTAATACGTTTGAATATTTTGATCTCAATGGTCGTTTCGATGGCGACCCCAATTACTACACTAATAAACGACCTTGGTGGCAGGAGGCTATCGACCAACGTGGACTCTTTGTGGGCGATCCTGCCGTGGATGCTAACGATGGCTCTATCTCTGCGACGGTTAAAACTCCTGTCTATGGGGCAAATGGTGAATTGATTGGTATCGGTGGTATGGATATTTTGATCGATACCATTGGTAAATCCCTGTTAGCACCGATCAAATATCGCAATTTTGGTCAAGCTTTCCTGATGACCGATGACGGCAAGCTGGTTTATTTCCCTGGATTTTCTGAGCGTTTTCCACCGGGTTCTTTAGCTAGTCAAGTCGACAGTCAGTTTGAAAATACGTCTGGATTCGCCTTACTAAGACAACAGATGCAACGGGAAGCGCAAGGCTTTGCTGAAGTGACGTTTAATGGCGTGCCACAGAGAGTCACTTTTGTATCTGTCGGAGGGGATTATCCTAAGCAAAAATGGCACCTAGCCTTTATGTTACCCCATGAGGTAATAGAAGCGCCTGTGACAGCGGCCTTTTGGAATGCGTGTTTAGTTGCTATCGGCATTATGCTGTTAGTCGGAATAACGGTTTGGTTAATGTTGCTGCCCTTTAGACGTCAGTTATCTAAGCTATTGGATGCGATGGAGGATATTGCTGAAGGTGATAGCGATCTTTCTCAACGTATTCTAATGGATCGAGAAGATGAATTAGGCAAACTGGGTGATGCCTTTAACCGCTTTGCTGAAAAAGTTCAGCATATGTTATTGCATACCCGCACGCTAACGCAGGAAGTCGGTACAGGGGTGGAAGATGCTCGGCAAGTGTGTGAATTAGCCGTATCTTCAGTGTCATCTCAGAAACAGCAAATCGATTCTGTGGCAACCGCAGCGACACAAATGGCACAGACGAGCCAAGAGATGGCGGTGAGTGCCCAAAGAGCAAATGATTTTGCACAGAAAGCACAAACACAAGCCCACGATGGTACTCAGATTGTTTCACGTGCGACAGAAGGGATGAAAGCGCTATCTCTGCAAGTTATTGAGGCTGCAAAAGTGATTAAACACTTACGTAATAGCTCAGAACAAATCGGTGAGGTATTGAGTGTTATTCGTCATATTGCCGAGCAAACTAATCTACTGGCGCTCAATGCGGCTATCGAAGCGGCCCGTGCGGGTGAACAAGGCCGTGGCTTTGCTGTGGTGGCAGATGAAGTGCGTACGTTGGCATCGCGAACCCAAGATTCTACCGCTAATATTCAGGGCATTATTCAGACATTACAACAAAGTGCATTACAGGCAGAACAAGTGATGGAGTCTGGCGTTGAGCAGGCAAAAGCAGGTCAGGATCTGACGACTCAAGTGGAGCAAGCATTAAATGATATCGCAAATGCCATTGTGTCTATTCAGCAACAAACCGTAGAAATTACCGTGGCAATTGGTCAACAGGCGGTAGTCGCCGAGGAAGTGGCGCAAAACGTTGAGAATGTTCGTGGTTTATCGGATCAATCTTTGTTATCCAGCCAAGATCTATCGCAAAGTCTACAGGGCTTTGAACATGTAACCCGTAAACTCACCTTAAATATTGGGCAATTCAAAATCTGATCTCAGGTAGACGCGTCATCAATAAAAGGAGCTTCGGCTCCTTTTGTTTTATCTGTGGGTAAGAGAATAAGTGTGTATAGAGCACTTGATTACTGGTTTTATATACAGTATTTTGACGTTGGAGGAATTCAACGTGCGAAAAATTATTCACATCGATATGGACTGCTATTTTGCAGCAGTAGAAATGCGTGACTTTCCCGAGTACCGTGGCAAGCCTTTAGCCGTGGGTGGCAGTCGTGAACGTCGCGGTGTGATCAGCACTTGTAGTTACGAGGCGCGTAAATTTGGGGTACGTTCGGCGATGGCGACTTCCTATGCCTTTAAGCTGTGTCCCAATCTTATTTTGGTTCCCGGTCGGATGCAGGTTTACAAAGAAGTATCGCTACACATTCGTGAAATCTTCTCCCGCTACACGCCATTGATTGAACCGCTTTCCTTAGATGAAGCCTATTTAGATGTGAGTGAGTGCCAACAATATAAGGGTTCTGCAACCTTAATTGCTGAGGCTATTCGCCGTGATATCTTAGCCGAAACGGGTTTAACGGCTTCGGCGGGGATAGCACCAGTGAAGTTTTTGGCAAAGGTTGCCTCGGATCTGAATAAGCCTAACGGGCAATATGTGATCACACCAGAGATGCTTCCTGAGTTTGTTAAGACCTTATCGCTACGTAAAATTCCCGGAGTGGGTAAAGTCACCGCTGAAAAGTTAACATCCCTTGGGTTAAACACTTGTGGTGATGTGCAGGTTTATTCAAAACAAGAGTTGCTCTCCCGTTTTGGTAAATTGGGTGCAGTGCTAATTGAGCGCGCCCATGGCATTGACGGACGGGGAATTTCCATCGATCGTGAGCGTAAGTCCGTTGGCGTTGAGACCACTCTCGCCAAGGATATTTATACCTTAGAACAGTGCCAGCAAGTGATGCCGGGATTAATCCAAGAGTTGGCGTTGCGTTTAAGCCGCAGCGCTAAGGATCGAAAGATCCATAAGCAAGTCGTTAAACTTAAATTTAGCGATTTTAAACAAACCACCATAGAGCATCGCACTGAGGAGGTTTCTGTGAACCTGTTTTATGATCTTCTTACTCAGGCATTAGCTAGGCAGGATGCTCGGGGGATCCGGCTTGTGGGTATTTCTGTAGGATTAGCCGATTCAACACTTTATGTCGCATCAACATTAAACACCCAGACTCAGCTTGATTTAGCGCTCTAGGCATTTATTGAGTCGATCAATTTCATCACCAACTCGAATCGCTTAATAAGCTGAGGGTGGGTTTTCCAGCATAAAATCAATCAAGAGCCTAACCCGTAGAGGAAGATTATCGCGATCGCGATACATCAAGTAAGCGGTACGCGGAGCACCTTTCCACTCGGGCAGTATTTGAATAAGCTTGCCGCTTTGTATTCGTTCACTCGCCATGCTAATTGGTAATAGTCCAATACCGAGCCCTGCCATCACAGCTTGACTGGCGATAGCCATATCATCGACGGCTAGTTTGATATTACTCCTTGGCTCAAATTCGAAATCTTGCCTAGTGATATTATGCTGTAAGCGCCATGTTTTAGCTGGTTTTGCGATAATAACCGGATGTTGTTCGAGCTCCTCTATAGATTGCAGAGAATGCCATTGCGTTGCCGAACTACTGGCGC is a genomic window of Shewanella putrefaciens containing:
- a CDS encoding methyl-accepting chemotaxis protein, whose translation is MGYIKRSLSLQLVVTIVSALAVLLTLVAVLLVTKESNNTRKQVDEDISALVALKANEISGYFIAKGQVIHSIFAEPGLVSWFSQYHARGSNLAADSQYQNIIRYFKSFSERDPDIKSVFFGSANTFEYFDLNGRFDGDPNYYTNKRPWWQEAIDQRGLFVGDPAVDANDGSISATVKTPVYGANGELIGIGGMDILIDTIGKSLLAPIKYRNFGQAFLMTDDGKLVYFPGFSERFPPGSLASQVDSQFENTSGFALLRQQMQREAQGFAEVTFNGVPQRVTFVSVGGDYPKQKWHLAFMLPHEVIEAPVTAAFWNACLVAIGIMLLVGITVWLMLLPFRRQLSKLLDAMEDIAEGDSDLSQRILMDREDELGKLGDAFNRFAEKVQHMLLHTRTLTQEVGTGVEDARQVCELAVSSVSSQKQQIDSVATAATQMAQTSQEMAVSAQRANDFAQKAQTQAHDGTQIVSRATEGMKALSLQVIEAAKVIKHLRNSSEQIGEVLSVIRHIAEQTNLLALNAAIEAARAGEQGRGFAVVADEVRTLASRTQDSTANIQGIIQTLQQSALQAEQVMESGVEQAKAGQDLTTQVEQALNDIANAIVSIQQQTVEITVAIGQQAVVAEEVAQNVENVRGLSDQSLLSSQDLSQSLQGFEHVTRKLTLNIGQFKI
- the dinB gene encoding DNA polymerase IV; protein product: MRKIIHIDMDCYFAAVEMRDFPEYRGKPLAVGGSRERRGVISTCSYEARKFGVRSAMATSYAFKLCPNLILVPGRMQVYKEVSLHIREIFSRYTPLIEPLSLDEAYLDVSECQQYKGSATLIAEAIRRDILAETGLTASAGIAPVKFLAKVASDLNKPNGQYVITPEMLPEFVKTLSLRKIPGVGKVTAEKLTSLGLNTCGDVQVYSKQELLSRFGKLGAVLIERAHGIDGRGISIDRERKSVGVETTLAKDIYTLEQCQQVMPGLIQELALRLSRSAKDRKIHKQVVKLKFSDFKQTTIEHRTEEVSVNLFYDLLTQALARQDARGIRLVGISVGLADSTLYVASTLNTQTQLDLAL